Proteins encoded together in one Bacteroides zoogleoformans window:
- a CDS encoding alpha-L-fucosidase translates to MKKTLLLACLHLCLLQAAAQEKEHYHVKQVEFPQNAPMEQKVEMAARLVPTTQQYEWQKLELTAFLHFGINTFTNREWGDGKEDPALFNPTGFDAEQWVKSLKEGGFKMAIITAKHHDGFCLWPTATTAHSVASSPWKGGKGDVVKELRAACDKYGMKFGVYLSPWDRNAPCYGDSPRYNEFFIRQLTELLTNYGEVHEVWFDGACAEGPNGKKQEYDWEAYMKVINTLQPKAVAAIMGDDIRWVGNEAGVGRETEWSSTVLPPSTATDSEKTLAQLGINNMSKDLGSRDMLQKVDRLFWYPSEVDVSIRPGWFYHTAEDDKVKPLAHLVDIYFKSVGYNSVLLLNIPPDRRGRIHENDAARIKELADYIAATFATDYVRKGSAPWQPAEGESRVYKLKTKARINVVMLQEDIRRGQRVEAFKVEALTSEGWTEVAQGTTVGYKRLLRFPAIEAKALRVTLMASRLKANIAKVGAYFAGPVKEASKAKEPDAMKRDGWKQLSEAPLTVDLGKTCLLKSFTYAPANGEATPDMAYKFRFLVSNDGEHWTEVRTHGEFSNIMHNPQPQTVVFGKAVEARYVKLEATSPNGRKAKVTMGEIALSD, encoded by the coding sequence ATGAAAAAAACACTACTCCTTGCCTGCCTGCACCTATGCCTGTTGCAGGCGGCAGCCCAAGAAAAAGAACATTACCATGTGAAGCAGGTGGAGTTTCCGCAAAATGCCCCAATGGAACAAAAAGTGGAAATGGCAGCCCGGCTTGTGCCCACTACGCAACAATACGAGTGGCAGAAGCTGGAGCTCACGGCCTTTCTGCATTTCGGCATCAACACCTTTACCAACCGCGAATGGGGCGACGGGAAAGAAGACCCCGCCCTGTTCAATCCCACCGGTTTCGATGCCGAACAATGGGTGAAGAGCCTGAAGGAGGGAGGATTCAAGATGGCCATCATCACCGCCAAGCATCACGACGGCTTCTGCCTGTGGCCCACCGCCACCACTGCCCATTCCGTAGCCTCCTCGCCGTGGAAAGGGGGCAAGGGCGACGTGGTGAAGGAACTGCGCGCGGCATGCGACAAGTACGGCATGAAGTTCGGCGTCTACCTTTCGCCGTGGGACAGGAACGCTCCATGCTACGGCGATTCGCCACGCTATAACGAGTTCTTCATCCGCCAACTGACCGAGCTCCTCACCAACTACGGCGAGGTGCACGAGGTGTGGTTCGACGGAGCTTGCGCCGAAGGCCCCAACGGCAAAAAACAAGAGTACGACTGGGAAGCCTACATGAAAGTAATCAACACGCTGCAACCCAAAGCCGTGGCCGCCATCATGGGTGACGACATCCGCTGGGTGGGCAACGAGGCAGGCGTGGGACGCGAAACGGAGTGGAGCTCCACGGTACTTCCCCCATCTACGGCAACCGACTCGGAAAAAACTCTTGCACAGCTCGGCATCAACAACATGTCGAAAGACTTGGGCAGCCGCGACATGTTGCAAAAGGTGGACAGGCTCTTCTGGTATCCTTCGGAGGTAGACGTGTCCATCCGTCCGGGATGGTTCTACCATACGGCGGAAGACGACAAGGTGAAGCCGCTCGCCCACCTCGTGGATATTTACTTCAAATCGGTGGGCTACAATTCCGTGCTTCTGCTCAACATTCCGCCCGACCGTCGCGGACGGATTCATGAAAACGATGCCGCACGCATCAAGGAACTGGCCGATTACATCGCAGCAACATTCGCCACCGACTACGTGCGCAAAGGCAGCGCACCGTGGCAACCTGCCGAGGGCGAAAGCCGCGTGTACAAACTGAAAACGAAGGCAAGGATAAACGTCGTGATGCTGCAAGAAGACATCCGTCGGGGGCAACGTGTGGAGGCCTTCAAGGTAGAAGCCCTTACATCCGAAGGCTGGACGGAAGTGGCGCAAGGCACAACCGTGGGCTACAAACGCCTGCTCCGTTTCCCCGCCATAGAGGCGAAAGCCTTGCGCGTCACACTGATGGCATCGCGCCTGAAAGCCAACATAGCCAAAGTGGGGGCTTATTTTGCCGGGCCCGTGAAAGAGGCATCTAAGGCGAAAGAGCCTGACGCAATGAAACGCGACGGCTGGAAGCAACTCTCAGAGGCTCCGCTTACGGTCGATTTGGGAAAAACCTGCCTGCTGAAAAGCTTCACCTATGCCCCTGCCAACGGCGAAGCCACCCCCGACATGGCCTATAAGTTCCGCTTCTTGGTGAGCAACGACGGCGAGCACTGGACGGAAGTACGCACGCATGGCGAGTTCAGCAACATCATGCACAACCCGCAACCGCAGACCGTGGTCTTCGGCAAAGCCGTGGAAGCCCGGTACGTCAAGCTCGAAGCCACTTCGCCCAACGGCCGCAAGGCAAAAGTGACGATGGGTGA